From one Neovison vison isolate M4711 chromosome 1, ASM_NN_V1, whole genome shotgun sequence genomic stretch:
- the IL5 gene encoding interleukin-5, which translates to MRLLLHLSLLALGAAYVSVTPVEDPMNRLVAETLTLLSTHRTLLIGDGNLMIPTPENKNHQLCIEEVFQGIDILKNQTAQAAAVDKLFRNLSFIKAHIDSQKKKCGGERWRVKKFLDYLQVFLGVINTEWTTES; encoded by the exons ATGAGACTCCTTCTGCATTTGAGTTTGCTAGCTCTTGGGGCTGCCTATGTTTCTGTCACTCCTGTAGAAGATCCCATGAACAGACTGGTGGCAGAGACCTTGACACTGCTCTCCACTCATCGAACTCTGCTGATAGGTGACGgg aacCTGATGATTCCTactcctgaaaataaaaat cACCAACTGTGCATCGAAGAAGTCTTTCAGGGAATAGACATATTAAAGAACCAAACTGCACAAGCAGCGGCTGTGGATAAACTATTCCGAAATTTGTCTTTCATAAAAGCACATATAGACAGCCAAAAA AAAAAATGTGGAGGAGAAAGATGGAGAGTAAAAAAGTTCCTAGACTACCTGCAAGTGTTTCTTGGTGTCATAAACACAGAGTGGACAACAGAAAGTTGA